In Schaalia sp. JY-X169, the following are encoded in one genomic region:
- a CDS encoding RluA family pseudouridine synthase, with amino-acid sequence MSSPRILPVPEGLVGERIDVGLSRMLGLSRSQCASLVEEGRVLVDGEVPSKSLRLPMGVLLEVDLPTPDTTPPPTASLDILYEDEDLIVINKPVGVAAHTGPGWDGPTVISSLEAAGVRVSTSGPTERQGIVQRLDVGTSGAMMVAKSELAYGRLKNAFRRREVRKIYHAVVEGHPDPSRGTIDAPIGRHPSRTWRMAVTEDGKRATTHYDVEELMAGAALLEVNLETGRTHQIRVHMAAIGHPCVGDVFYGADPRRAEELGLVRQWLHAVEVEFRHPRTEEKVVVSAPYAADLESALETLRNGAA; translated from the coding sequence GTGAGTAGCCCCCGCATCCTGCCAGTTCCCGAGGGATTGGTTGGGGAACGGATCGACGTGGGGCTTTCCCGAATGCTGGGACTGTCCCGAAGTCAGTGCGCATCTCTGGTTGAAGAGGGGAGGGTGCTGGTCGACGGAGAAGTTCCTTCAAAATCTCTGCGCCTTCCCATGGGGGTCCTTCTTGAAGTGGATCTCCCGACGCCGGACACAACTCCGCCGCCCACAGCGTCCCTCGACATTCTGTACGAGGACGAAGACCTTATTGTCATCAACAAGCCTGTCGGAGTAGCAGCGCACACCGGGCCGGGATGGGATGGTCCGACGGTGATTTCCAGTCTGGAGGCTGCGGGAGTGCGCGTCTCTACCTCGGGTCCGACCGAACGTCAGGGGATCGTGCAGCGGCTCGACGTTGGCACCTCTGGCGCAATGATGGTTGCCAAGTCCGAACTGGCTTACGGGAGATTGAAGAACGCCTTCCGGAGGCGCGAGGTGCGCAAAATATACCACGCTGTAGTCGAAGGCCACCCGGACCCGTCCAGGGGAACAATTGACGCACCGATTGGCCGCCACCCGTCCCGCACATGGCGAATGGCTGTCACCGAGGATGGAAAACGCGCGACAACCCACTACGACGTCGAAGAGCTCATGGCGGGTGCCGCTCTTCTGGAGGTGAACCTTGAGACAGGGCGAACCCACCAGATCAGAGTTCACATGGCAGCCATAGGCCACCCCTGCGTCGGGGATGTGTTCTACGGGGCAGACCCTCGTAGAGCCGAGGAGCTTGGTTTGGTGAGGCAGTGGCTTCACGCCGTCGAGGTCGAGTTCCGGCACCCGCGGACCGAAGAGAAGGTCGTTGTGAGCGCACCCTATGCGGCGGACCTTGAGTCTGCCCTGGAAACTTTGCGAAACGGCGCCGCTTAG
- the lspA gene encoding signal peptidase II, whose product MRDNPVSPPSSQLNPPHTKKRSLFWLVALVAIAALGLDLLTKAWALANLEEGVAQPFLGNFIQLQLIHNPGAAFSLGAGSTWIFTILSIGIIGLILWYATRVYSPSLAILLGLIAGGAAGNLWDRLTRPPAIGQGHVVDFINYNGWFIGNVADIWIVGAALVLIVWKLFEKDSDEEKDASLEAAGGRSE is encoded by the coding sequence ATGCGCGATAATCCTGTCAGCCCCCCGTCGTCCCAGCTAAATCCACCCCACACGAAGAAGAGGTCATTATTCTGGTTGGTGGCTCTTGTTGCCATCGCAGCTCTTGGCCTTGATCTTCTAACAAAAGCCTGGGCCCTTGCGAACCTTGAGGAAGGCGTCGCGCAACCATTTTTGGGGAACTTCATTCAGCTGCAGCTAATCCACAACCCGGGTGCAGCATTCTCTTTGGGCGCGGGTTCAACTTGGATTTTCACAATTCTGTCGATCGGTATCATCGGTCTGATCCTCTGGTACGCGACACGCGTGTACAGCCCATCCTTAGCGATTCTTCTGGGTCTCATAGCTGGCGGCGCCGCGGGTAACCTTTGGGATCGGCTCACGCGCCCACCAGCCATCGGGCAGGGTCACGTCGTTGACTTCATCAACTACAACGGGTGGTTTATCGGCAATGTTGCTGATATCTGGATCGTCGGTGCCGCCCTCGTCCTCATCGTGTGGAAACTGTTTGAAAAGGACAGTGACGAAGAGAAGGACGCCAGTCTCGAAGCCGCCGGTGGCAGAAGTGAGTAG